The Pseudomonas aeruginosa genome includes the window ACCATCAGTGACCACGGCGCGGTGAAGGAACTGATCAAGCACGGCCTCGCCGGCAACGAGCGGGACGCCACGCGCCTGGCGATCCAGGCCGGTGTCGACATGAACATGAACGACGATCTCTACTCGACCTGGCTACCGAAGCTGCTGGCGGCCGGCGAGATCGACCAGGCCGACATCGATCGCGCCTGCCGCGACGTGCTGGCGGCGAAGTACGACCTCGGCCTGTTCGCCGATCCCTACCGGCGCCTGGGCAAGCCGGACGACCCGCCGTTCGACACCAACGCCGAGAGCCGCCTGCACCGCCAGGCCGCCCGCGAGGTAGCTCGCGAAGGACTGGTCCTGCTGAAGAACCGCGACGGTCTGCTGCCGCTGAAGAAACAGGGGCGGATCGCCGTGATCGGCCCCCTGGCCAAGAGCCAGCGCGACGTCATCGGCAGTTGGTCGGCAGCCGGCGTGCCACGCCAGGCGGTAACCGTCTACCAGGGCCTGGCCAATGCCGTCGGCGAGCGTGCCACCCTGCTCTACGCCAAGGGTGCCAACGTCAGTGGCGACCAGGCGATCCTCGACTACCTGAACAGCTACAACCCGGAAGTCGAGGTCGATCCGCGCTCCGCCGAGGCGATGCTCGAGGAGGCCTTGCGCACCGCGCGCGACGCCGACCTGGTGGTCGCCGTGGTCGGCGAATCGCAGGGCATGGCCCACGAGGCCTCCAGTCGCACCGACCTGCGCATCCCGGCCAGCCAGCGGCGGCTGCTGAAGGCACTGAAGGCCACCGGCAAGCCGCTGGTGCTGGTGCTGATGAACGGCCGACCGCTGTCGCTGGGCTGGGAGCAGGAAAACGCCGATGCGATCCTGGAAACCTGGTTCAGTGGCACCGAAGGCGGCAATGCCATCGCCGACGTGCTGTTCGGCGAGCACAACCCCAGCGGCAAGCTGACCATGTCCTTCCCGCGCTCGGTGGGCCAGGTACCGGTCTACTACAACCACCTGAACACCGGCCGGCCGATGGACCACGACAACCCCGGCAAATACACCTCGCGCTATTTCGACGAAGCCAACGGCCCGCTCTACCCGTTCGGCTACGGCCTCAGCTACACCGAGTTCAGTCTCTCGCCCCTGCGCCTGTCCAGCGAACGGCTGGCCCGCGGCGCTACCCTGGAAGCGCGGGTCACGCTCAGCAACAGCGGCAAGCGCGCCGGCGCCACGGTGGTCCAGCTTTATCTGCAGGACCCGGTCGCCAGCCTCAGCCGTCCGGTGAAGGAACTGCGCGGGTTCCGCAAGGTGATGCTGGAGCCCGGCGAATCGCGGGAGATCGTCTTCCGCCTCGGCGAGGCAGACCTGAAGTTCTACGACAGCCAGCTCAGGCACACGGCCGAGCCGGGCGAGTTCAAGGTCTTCGTCGGCCTGGATTCGGCGCAAACCGAAAGCCGCAGCTTCACCCTGCTCTGAAGGCGCCGACCGCACCGCCAGCGTCGCCGCCGCGGGCGAACGGCAGCGTCTCAGCCCTCGGCCCGGAGCCAACGCCCGGGCCGGGGGCGGCGCCTGGTTCCCTCAACCGGCGTCCCCTTCCTCCTCGCCGCTCCGCGCCACGCTCTCCGTCAATGCGGCCTGCAACGCCGCCAACTGGCTGTCGAGCGAAGCGTCGATGATCCCGATCTCGGTTTCCAGGATGCAACCGCCCTGGTCCAGCCGGGCATCGCCGACCACTTCCAGGTAGCCCACCTCGGGGAAATCCTTGAGCACCCGGGCGACCTGCTCGCGCACCGCGGCCAGTTGTTCCGGCTGGACGTGCAGGATCACCTGCTTCTGGTTGCTCACCAATGCCAGTGCCTCGCGCGTGGCCGCCAGGGTCAGCTCGACAGCGTCGTAGTGGCGCAACACCTTGCGCACCGCCTGCAGCACCACCTCGCCAAGCTGGCGATCGACCTGCCGGTAGTAGCGATTGCAGCGCAGTAGCGTTTCCTGGATCAGCCCGGCCTGGCGCAGACGCGCCTCCTCCAGTCCGGCCTCCCAGCCCAGGCGCTTCTGCTCCTGGTAAACCTCGTGGGCCTCGCGCTCGATTTCGGCGGCACGCTCGCGGGCCGCTTCCACCAGGCGGTTGGCGCTGAGGTAGTCCTGGTAGTCGCGGGCGCGCAACAGGGCCTGCCCGGGGGCCAGCCGTACGCGACTGGCGTCTAGTTCAACAAATGGAAGCATTCATCGCTCGCTTGTCGGGCGACCTTCAGGCACAGGGTCCGCGCCAGGGATCGCCGTTGTTCGTCGAAGGTCCAGTCCGCCGGGGCCGGCATGGCCTCCAGGCGCAGGCGCAGGCGCCGCGAGAAACCGCAGTCGGCATCGCTACAGGCGGCCAGCCAGAAAGCCAGGCCGCAGCGCCGGAAATAGCCTTCTTCCGGGTTTTCCGGCAAGGCCCGCTGCCAGCCGGGCGGCCAGCGACCGATGAGCAGGTCGAGCTGCTCCAGGCAGAAACGCTGGCCCTGTTCGCCGATCTGCGCGCGTATGCGCCGTACCCGCGCACCGTCCAGCACCTGCCGCAAGGCCTGGCCGTGCAGCAGCGCGCCGAGCCAGCCCAGGGTCCGTTCCAGCGCCGCCTGCGGGTAAAGGGCCAGCCCGCCCAGTTGCGCGGGCATGCGGAACGCGCAGTCCAATTCCAGTTGCTCCA containing:
- the bglX gene encoding beta-glucosidase BglX; this encodes MNRLCVLGLLIGLSGSPALAAGQGESGNPPATDKERFIASLMARMSNAEKIGQLRLVSVGADHPKEALMADIRAGKVGAIFNTVTRPDIRAMQDQVRHSRLKIPLFHAYDVAHGHRTIFPISLGLAASWDPEVVARSARISALEASADGLDMSFSPMVDITRDARWGRVSEGFGEDTYLTSLLSGVMVRAYQGSNLAAPDSIMAAVKHFALYGAAEGGRDYNTVDMSLPRMFQDYLPPYKAAVDAGAGAVMVSLNTINGVPATANRWLLTDLLRQQWGFKGLTISDHGAVKELIKHGLAGNERDATRLAIQAGVDMNMNDDLYSTWLPKLLAAGEIDQADIDRACRDVLAAKYDLGLFADPYRRLGKPDDPPFDTNAESRLHRQAAREVAREGLVLLKNRDGLLPLKKQGRIAVIGPLAKSQRDVIGSWSAAGVPRQAVTVYQGLANAVGERATLLYAKGANVSGDQAILDYLNSYNPEVEVDPRSAEAMLEEALRTARDADLVVAVVGESQGMAHEASSRTDLRIPASQRRLLKALKATGKPLVLVLMNGRPLSLGWEQENADAILETWFSGTEGGNAIADVLFGEHNPSGKLTMSFPRSVGQVPVYYNHLNTGRPMDHDNPGKYTSRYFDEANGPLYPFGYGLSYTEFSLSPLRLSSERLARGATLEARVTLSNSGKRAGATVVQLYLQDPVASLSRPVKELRGFRKVMLEPGESREIVFRLGEADLKFYDSQLRHTAEPGEFKVFVGLDSAQTESRSFTLL
- the pscL gene encoding SctL family type III secretion system stator protein PscL — encoded protein: MLPFVELDASRVRLAPGQALLRARDYQDYLSANRLVEAARERAAEIEREAHEVYQEQKRLGWEAGLEEARLRQAGLIQETLLRCNRYYRQVDRQLGEVVLQAVRKVLRHYDAVELTLAATREALALVSNQKQVILHVQPEQLAAVREQVARVLKDFPEVGYLEVVGDARLDQGGCILETEIGIIDASLDSQLAALQAALTESVARSGEEEGDAG
- the pscK gene encoding SctK family type III secretion system sorting platform protein PscK, with the protein product MPLTAYQLRFCPARYIHESHLPAVLLRLLPALPDWRRQSVLNAWLLEQLELDCAFRMPAQLGGLALYPQAALERTLGWLGALLHGQALRQVLDGARVRRIRAQIGEQGQRFCLEQLDLLIGRWPPGWQRALPENPEEGYFRRCGLAFWLAACSDADCGFSRRLRLRLEAMPAPADWTFDEQRRSLARTLCLKVARQASDECFHLLN